One stretch of bacterium DNA includes these proteins:
- a CDS encoding glycosyltransferase → MRSIEDYEPFVGRFVIQELLELGKKLSGITVQNINSTAVGGGVAEILSRMVPLFRQLGIDARWDVIKGGEKFFKITKKFHNALHGVPVQIEESEFEHFLAVNEMNAQEIEFVGDIIFVHDPQPIALIEKKEEIGKRWLWRCHIDFSKPQEYVWLFLKTYIEKYDAAIFSAPAFARELSIPQILISPSIDPLSDKNRELTEEEINSVIERFQIDRSRPIVTQISRFDYLKDPLGVIEAYRLAKKHVDCQLVLAGGPASDDPEGEAVLNEVREAAEADPDIHILLLPPGSDIEINALQRASTVVLQKSLKEGFGLTVAEALWKEKPVIASAVGGIPLQITHKYSGILTHTIEGTAFWIKQLINEPEFAKRLGKNGKEHIKNNFLITRHLRDYMLTFLSVILEKDTDVIYL, encoded by the coding sequence ATGAGAAGTATTGAGGATTACGAACCTTTTGTCGGACGTTTTGTGATTCAAGAGTTGTTAGAGTTGGGTAAAAAACTTTCAGGCATCACTGTACAAAATATAAACTCGACTGCTGTAGGAGGTGGAGTTGCTGAAATCCTTAGTCGGATGGTTCCTTTATTCAGACAGCTTGGAATTGACGCAAGGTGGGACGTTATTAAGGGGGGAGAGAAGTTCTTCAAGATAACAAAAAAGTTTCACAATGCCTTACACGGAGTACCGGTACAGATTGAGGAATCTGAATTTGAGCATTTTCTTGCTGTTAATGAGATGAATGCTCAGGAGATAGAATTTGTCGGAGATATAATTTTTGTTCATGATCCTCAACCTATAGCTCTTATTGAAAAGAAAGAAGAGATTGGAAAACGCTGGCTGTGGAGATGTCATATTGATTTTTCTAAGCCTCAGGAATATGTTTGGTTGTTTTTGAAGACCTACATTGAAAAATACGATGCCGCAATTTTTTCTGCACCTGCATTCGCGAGGGAGCTTAGCATACCGCAAATTTTAATTTCTCCATCGATAGATCCCCTTAGCGATAAAAATAGAGAGCTTACCGAGGAAGAAATTAATTCGGTTATTGAAAGGTTTCAAATAGATAGGAGTAGGCCGATAGTCACACAAATTTCAAGGTTTGATTATTTAAAGGATCCCCTTGGCGTTATAGAAGCTTACAGATTGGCCAAGAAACATGTTGATTGTCAGCTCGTTCTTGCAGGAGGTCCTGCAAGTGACGATCCCGAGGGGGAAGCAGTGTTAAACGAAGTTAGGGAAGCGGCTGAAGCTGATCCCGATATACATATCTTGCTTCTTCCTCCTGGGAGTGACATTGAAATTAATGCTTTACAGAGAGCCTCTACGGTTGTTCTTCAGAAGTCTCTAAAAGAGGGCTTTGGATTAACGGTTGCTGAGGCATTGTGGAAAGAGAAACCGGTAATTGCGAGCGCCGTGGGAGGGATTCCACTTCAGATAACCCATAAGTATTCAGGAATACTCACTCATACAATTGAAGGAACGGCATTCTGGATAAAGCAGCTAATTAACGAGCCGGAATTTGCTAAAAGACTCGGTAAAAATGGCAAAGAGCATATAAAAAACAATTTTCTCATTACAAGACATCTGAGAGATTATATGTTAACTTTTCTATCGGTGATATTAGAAAAAGACACTGATGTGATTTATCTATAA
- a CDS encoding glycogen-binding domain-containing protein, whose amino-acid sequence MQNFIILSLIFQGVSSTPQGVKFEYYNPQAKAVYLAGDFNNWSTTSHPMRRESDGTFWIVVKLAPGKYEYKFVVDGQWTADPDNPVTVGVYGNSLVRVGENYAVLPPEMATNTPVSSIVNFNIDARGYLKADKDSIEGGKAGYRVFDYMQDVKIDLDANLEDKADLWVRIRYNTNTDREQQTQLIPLKFERGFFTLKGGTFNFYAFYNAHKIAGPDPFSLLREVGEFRRDFGDGEQGVVLNLNKFLIFDNTYLAYSNNILQDRDLFYSNIGKNLGKLNLGIVYRGQRGLEKLYRVPSPDSLKSNDTLLYFNTYENENLYGGYLTFDAKRFLLTAGGLIGNRVLNAGEKYSGDTPYPVHLSWQKSKIIKGLFSIKGFTGKWINSAWVNYEKHYYDKLFVRGGSQLFKYWRFGYSNSYNGYLGFNFRYTILKTDSFMNWKYLFEDLENQRLDYGEFPLISYPHYLTLNPYVKWRFKNLGLRYELKWNAYAINQKPYTLENLFHIDLKIWKPILTYELRTYTVKSSLFGLENTYVDHFAEIAYPISKSAMVSLNYGYLPWNLEDEYFARREYLIEQGVDYSLLVNNFRGLGTFLDLAETSLSKERGIQLWLKIAF is encoded by the coding sequence ATGCAAAACTTTATAATCCTTTCCCTTATTTTTCAAGGAGTCAGTTCAACCCCTCAAGGGGTAAAGTTTGAATATTACAATCCCCAGGCAAAAGCCGTGTACTTAGCTGGTGATTTCAATAACTGGTCTACCACTTCCCATCCTATGAGGAGAGAAAGTGATGGTACTTTCTGGATTGTTGTGAAGCTGGCACCAGGTAAGTATGAATACAAGTTTGTTGTAGATGGTCAATGGACTGCAGACCCAGATAACCCTGTTACTGTTGGGGTTTATGGCAATTCTCTCGTGCGTGTTGGAGAAAATTATGCTGTATTACCTCCTGAAATGGCAACTAATACACCTGTTAGCTCAATTGTAAACTTTAATATCGATGCTCGTGGCTACTTAAAAGCAGATAAAGATTCAATTGAGGGAGGCAAGGCAGGCTATAGAGTTTTTGATTACATGCAGGATGTTAAAATTGATCTGGATGCAAACCTGGAAGATAAAGCCGATCTATGGGTGAGGATAAGGTATAACACAAACACCGATCGGGAGCAGCAGACCCAATTGATTCCATTGAAGTTTGAACGAGGATTTTTCACTTTGAAAGGTGGAACTTTCAACTTTTATGCCTTTTATAACGCGCACAAGATTGCTGGCCCTGATCCATTTTCTTTGCTGAGAGAGGTAGGAGAGTTTCGCCGTGACTTTGGCGATGGAGAGCAGGGCGTCGTTTTAAATTTAAACAAATTTCTCATCTTTGATAATACGTATCTTGCTTATTCCAATAACATTCTTCAGGATAGAGACCTATTTTATTCAAATATAGGCAAGAATTTGGGTAAGTTGAATCTTGGGATAGTCTATCGTGGCCAGAGAGGACTGGAAAAGCTTTACAGGGTTCCTTCTCCCGATAGCCTAAAATCTAATGATACACTACTGTATTTCAATACCTATGAAAACGAAAATCTTTATGGCGGGTATTTGACTTTTGATGCGAAGAGATTTCTGCTCACTGCGGGTGGATTAATTGGGAACAGGGTACTTAACGCTGGTGAAAAGTATTCTGGAGATACACCATATCCCGTTCATTTGAGCTGGCAGAAGTCCAAGATTATAAAAGGTTTATTCTCTATTAAGGGATTTACGGGCAAATGGATAAATTCCGCATGGGTTAATTATGAAAAACATTATTATGATAAACTCTTTGTGAGAGGTGGGAGCCAGCTTTTTAAGTACTGGCGTTTTGGTTATAGCAATTCTTACAATGGGTATTTGGGCTTTAATTTCAGATATACTATTTTGAAAACCGATTCCTTTATGAATTGGAAGTACCTTTTTGAAGACCTGGAAAATCAGAGACTCGATTATGGTGAATTTCCGCTAATTTCCTATCCTCATTATCTCACTTTGAACCCCTATGTAAAGTGGAGATTTAAAAACCTTGGTCTAAGGTATGAATTAAAGTGGAATGCGTACGCTATTAACCAGAAACCTTACACCTTGGAAAATCTTTTCCACATTGATTTGAAGATCTGGAAGCCGATATTGACCTATGAGCTAAGAACCTACACTGTAAAGAGTTCCCTTTTTGGACTTGAAAATACCTATGTTGACCACTTTGCTGAAATTGCCTATCCAATAAGTAAAAGTGCCATGGTGTCTCTGAATTATGGTTATTTGCCATGGAATCTTGAAGATGAGTATTTTGCGAGGAGAGAATATTTGATAGAGCAAGGAGTTGATTACTCTTTGCTTGTCAACAATTTTAGGGGACTTGGTACTTTCTTAGACCTTGCGGAAACTTCTTTGTCAAAGGAAAGGGGTATTCAGTTATGGTTAAAAATAGCCTTTTAG
- a CDS encoding DUF5752 family protein has protein sequence MKPFVFYTKLDLVYLTNRKARNIIELLEGIKEAPGSVIYHHTHRFLQQHINLSPEPPNDFAYWTVHALQEPVLGEKLAAIDIIDFKTIAELKEKIIQTIEEYLLTKPVIRNVPPGMEFHFMKSKSFVLNTGYVANNLKEFCEILRIVNINSLYLHVFESRMRLGKMNDDFSIWLRSIGEEKAAEEISRLDPYTYTLEGLRSKILRILERRINEKY, from the coding sequence ATGAAACCATTCGTATTTTATACCAAATTAGACCTTGTTTATCTCACGAATAGGAAGGCGCGTAACATTATAGAGCTCCTTGAAGGGATAAAAGAAGCACCAGGATCTGTTATTTATCACCATACCCATCGCTTTCTTCAACAACATATCAATTTGTCTCCCGAGCCTCCAAATGATTTTGCTTACTGGACTGTTCATGCTTTACAAGAGCCGGTTCTGGGTGAGAAATTGGCTGCAATAGACATAATTGATTTTAAAACAATTGCAGAGTTGAAGGAAAAGATTATTCAAACTATCGAAGAATACCTCTTAACTAAACCAGTTATTAGAAATGTTCCTCCGGGGATGGAATTCCATTTTATGAAATCCAAAAGTTTTGTACTTAATACAGGCTATGTTGCAAATAATTTAAAGGAATTTTGTGAAATTTTGAGAATAGTTAATATAAATTCTCTCTATCTTCATGTGTTTGAATCGAGGATGAGGCTGGGCAAGATGAATGACGACTTTTCCATCTGGTTGAGGTCTATTGGTGAGGAAAAGGCAGCAGAGGAAATCTCAAGGCTTGATCCTTACACATATACGCTTGAAGGATTAAGGTCTAAAATTTTAAGAATTTTGGAGAGGAGAATAAATGAGAAGTATTGA
- a CDS encoding bifunctional alpha,alpha-trehalose-phosphate synthase (UDP-forming)/trehalose-phosphatase yields the protein MRLLIVSNRLPFSIKEEGGQYVLEPSPGGLVSGLSSYLDSLRGTSVKRKPYVWIGWPGAYLKKELREELKNKALSEHNAYPVFVQEKLMEKFYLGFCNKTIWPLFHYFTTYVSFDEDFWDSYKRVNELFCDAVMEVVKPGDVIWIHDYHLMLLPKMLRLRLGDKYPIGFFLHIPFPAYDVYSMLPKKWREEILTGLIGADLLGFHTFDYTQHFLKSVLRILGLENSMGTINVDGRVVKVDTFPMGIDFKKYYKARFKPMVKREINKLSKSFKDLKIILSIDRLDYTKGVANRLKAYELFLEKYPEWRGKVVLMMVVVPSRVGVEHYQIMKRQIDELTGKINGRFGTIDWQPIIYQYRYLNFEPLSALYYMSDVALITPLRDGMNLVSKEYVAAKGDSVGVLILSEMAGAARELQEAIVVNPNSLKEMVDAISQALTMDDVEKRERMERMQQRIRRYNVTRWATDFVETLKEIKKSGKTAEARFLTIHPKNQIYISYRKARNRILFLDYDGTLVPFSKNPKLAKPDKDLLDLIRALANQEGTEVVIVSGRDKNTLEYWFREIPINLIAEHGVWVKKPYEDWALIKPLDNSWKESIRNIMEIYSDRLPGSFVEEKEYSVAWHYRGAEPERAAHLANELFTYLVDYTSNVDLQVLQGNKLIEVRCSGVDKGSACLHFLSQKDYNFIMGIGDDWTDEDMFKALPQEALTIKVGIGPTLAKYVLKNYLEVRAMLRGFLTL from the coding sequence ATGAGACTCTTAATTGTGTCAAATAGGTTACCCTTCTCAATTAAGGAAGAAGGGGGACAATATGTTTTAGAGCCGTCCCCGGGTGGGCTTGTCTCGGGGTTAAGTTCTTATTTGGATTCACTGAGAGGAACATCGGTTAAAAGAAAACCTTACGTCTGGATAGGCTGGCCGGGAGCATACCTGAAAAAGGAGCTAAGAGAAGAACTCAAGAATAAGGCACTTTCCGAACACAATGCTTATCCTGTTTTCGTGCAGGAAAAATTAATGGAGAAATTTTACCTCGGCTTTTGTAACAAAACCATATGGCCTCTTTTCCACTACTTTACCACTTATGTTTCTTTTGATGAGGATTTCTGGGATTCATACAAGAGAGTTAATGAACTTTTCTGTGATGCTGTAATGGAAGTTGTTAAACCTGGAGATGTCATCTGGATACATGATTACCATCTGATGTTGCTGCCTAAAATGCTGCGGTTAAGGTTGGGAGATAAATATCCCATTGGTTTCTTCCTTCACATTCCTTTCCCGGCTTATGATGTTTATTCGATGCTTCCTAAGAAATGGAGAGAAGAGATTCTCACGGGTCTTATTGGTGCGGACCTCTTAGGATTTCATACTTTTGACTATACACAACATTTTCTCAAGAGTGTTTTAAGAATTCTTGGACTTGAGAATAGTATGGGAACAATTAATGTTGACGGAAGAGTGGTAAAAGTAGATACCTTTCCCATGGGAATTGACTTCAAAAAGTATTACAAGGCTCGCTTTAAGCCAATGGTAAAAAGGGAGATCAACAAATTGAGTAAAAGTTTTAAAGACTTGAAAATCATCCTCTCAATTGATCGCCTGGATTATACAAAGGGAGTGGCAAATCGTTTAAAAGCTTACGAGTTATTTCTTGAAAAATATCCCGAATGGAGAGGAAAAGTTGTTCTTATGATGGTGGTAGTGCCTTCGAGGGTAGGAGTAGAACACTATCAGATAATGAAAAGGCAAATTGATGAACTTACCGGAAAAATAAATGGTAGGTTTGGAACTATCGATTGGCAACCAATTATTTACCAATATAGATATCTTAACTTTGAACCGCTTTCTGCATTGTATTACATGAGTGATGTTGCTCTCATCACTCCTCTAAGAGACGGGATGAATCTTGTGTCGAAAGAGTACGTTGCTGCGAAAGGAGACAGTGTAGGCGTTCTTATCTTGAGTGAGATGGCAGGAGCTGCGAGGGAATTGCAGGAAGCAATAGTTGTTAACCCAAATTCTTTGAAAGAAATGGTTGATGCAATATCACAGGCATTGACAATGGATGATGTTGAAAAGCGCGAGAGAATGGAAAGGATGCAGCAAAGAATCCGCCGATATAATGTTACAAGGTGGGCGACAGATTTCGTCGAGACTCTGAAAGAGATAAAAAAGTCAGGCAAAACTGCTGAAGCAAGGTTCCTTACAATACATCCAAAGAATCAAATTTACATTTCCTATAGAAAGGCAAGAAATAGGATTCTTTTCCTGGATTATGATGGCACCCTTGTTCCTTTTTCTAAGAATCCTAAGCTTGCAAAGCCCGACAAAGATTTGCTTGATTTAATCAGAGCTCTTGCAAATCAAGAAGGGACAGAAGTAGTAATAGTGAGTGGAAGGGATAAAAATACCCTCGAATACTGGTTCAGAGAAATTCCCATTAATTTAATTGCAGAGCATGGTGTTTGGGTCAAGAAGCCATATGAAGATTGGGCTTTGATAAAGCCTCTGGACAATTCCTGGAAAGAAAGCATTAGAAATATTATGGAAATCTATTCGGACCGTTTGCCTGGCTCCTTTGTCGAAGAGAAGGAGTACTCAGTAGCATGGCATTACAGGGGGGCGGAGCCAGAACGTGCTGCGCATCTCGCAAATGAGCTCTTTACTTATCTTGTGGATTATACTTCAAACGTGGATCTGCAGGTTCTGCAGGGCAACAAATTGATAGAGGTTAGATGTTCAGGAGTGGATAAAGGAAGCGCCTGTCTTCACTTTCTCTCACAGAAAGATTATAATTTTATTATGGGAATTGGTGATGACTGGACGGATGAGGATATGTTTAAAGCCCTTCCTCAAGAAGCATTGACTATCAAAGTTGGAATAGGTCCAACACTTGCGAAGTACGTGCTCAAAAATTACCTTGAAGTTCGCGCAATGTTAAGAGGTTTTTTGACCCTATGA
- a CDS encoding glycosyltransferase family 9 protein, whose protein sequence is MQEEINKVLVIRLSSLGDLVILSSLVEFLYRKGKRIHLVLYEEFADLYEEDNRIEKLIVINRTLKGKFKGLKSIREEEYDLVVDAHRKIYPFLLSLLSRAKHIIRVRKNSWERRMAVLFKRDIRETPLYELFVKSVEKYISVDVVPKPKLIFTKKPEFDLPNKYAVLVPGASKWTKRWPLEYYLELGKKIVEKLGLSVVVIGKERLIDLVPTGFINLQSNTTLRELLYILKNASFVVSNDTGPAHMAAAVGTPLFVIFGPTIPEFGFRPAGEGFIKLFEKKLPCRPCSLHGLDKCPMEHFRCMKEIKPEEVFSEIERFYSGRSD, encoded by the coding sequence ATGCAAGAAGAGATAAATAAGGTTCTCGTTATAAGGCTTTCTTCTCTTGGAGATCTGGTTATTCTCTCTTCTCTTGTGGAATTTCTTTATAGGAAAGGCAAAAGAATCCACCTTGTCCTTTACGAAGAGTTTGCAGACCTGTACGAAGAAGACAATCGAATTGAGAAGCTCATTGTAATTAATAGAACCTTAAAGGGTAAATTTAAGGGTTTAAAGTCCATAAGAGAAGAAGAATATGACCTTGTTGTTGATGCCCATAGAAAAATTTACCCCTTTCTTTTAAGTTTGCTCAGCAGGGCTAAGCACATTATAAGGGTGAGAAAAAACTCCTGGGAGCGTAGAATGGCTGTTTTGTTCAAGAGAGATATCAGGGAGACACCGCTTTATGAACTCTTTGTAAAGTCGGTTGAAAAATATATATCCGTTGATGTAGTTCCAAAACCTAAGTTGATTTTTACCAAAAAGCCGGAATTTGATTTGCCCAACAAGTATGCGGTTCTTGTTCCTGGTGCGAGTAAATGGACAAAAAGGTGGCCTCTCGAGTATTATTTGGAGCTTGGGAAAAAAATTGTAGAAAAGCTGGGATTGTCGGTCGTTGTCATAGGCAAAGAAAGGCTAATAGATCTCGTCCCCACAGGATTCATCAATTTGCAAAGCAACACCACTTTAAGGGAACTTCTTTACATACTAAAGAATGCCAGCTTTGTTGTTTCCAATGATACAGGTCCTGCCCATATGGCTGCGGCCGTCGGTACACCGCTTTTTGTTATCTTTGGCCCTACTATACCTGAATTTGGGTTCAGACCAGCCGGTGAGGGCTTTATAAAACTTTTTGAAAAGAAACTACCCTGTAGACCTTGCAGTCTCCATGGTCTTGATAAATGCCCCATGGAGCACTTTAGATGCATGAAAGAAATTAAACCCGAGGAGGTTTTTAGTGAAATTGAAAGATTTTACTCCGGAAGGTCTGATTAG
- a CDS encoding mechanosensitive ion channel family protein, translated as MDGQNVVILVVIVLMLCLAGILIDIVILRKLVARAVKKRLETQRIFYSSIRFWIVAWSILLCGYFLLDIFQVDSSLLHIVGKVLSIAAILSVSFILANIGAKLLDLRLEKISGRLPGVSLISGTFRVIIIILGLLTALHRMGISIVPILTGLGVGGVAIALALQETLTNFIAGINILFSGVIRVGDYVKLDTGEEGFVEDISWRSTLIRELSNNLIVIPNTKISNAIVKNFSLPQEELSVIIPVTVSYNSDLERVERITIEVAKEVLNEVEGGVRNFEPFIRYHTFGDNGIIFSVILRVNHYTDQYLVKHEFIKRLHKRYDSEGIEIPFPQKVVHFGSGFKFFKNEKGEI; from the coding sequence ATGGATGGACAAAATGTTGTAATTTTAGTTGTTATAGTTTTGATGTTATGCCTTGCCGGTATTTTAATTGACATTGTGATTTTGAGGAAACTCGTTGCCAGGGCAGTTAAAAAGCGTCTGGAAACCCAGAGAATTTTTTATAGTTCAATTAGGTTCTGGATTGTAGCCTGGTCAATTTTGCTGTGTGGTTATTTTCTTTTAGATATTTTCCAGGTGGATTCTTCATTGTTACACATAGTGGGAAAAGTCCTCAGTATTGCCGCGATTCTTTCAGTTTCATTTATTCTTGCAAATATTGGCGCGAAGTTACTGGATCTGAGACTTGAAAAGATTAGCGGACGTTTGCCCGGAGTGAGTTTAATTTCAGGAACTTTTAGAGTGATTATTATAATACTGGGATTACTTACCGCCCTTCACCGCATGGGAATTTCTATTGTACCTATTTTGACAGGACTTGGTGTGGGAGGCGTTGCTATTGCGCTCGCACTTCAAGAGACTCTTACCAATTTTATTGCCGGTATAAATATTTTGTTTTCAGGAGTAATAAGAGTTGGAGATTATGTTAAACTTGATACGGGAGAGGAAGGCTTTGTGGAGGACATCAGTTGGAGAAGCACGCTGATTCGGGAACTATCCAACAATTTAATAGTTATTCCGAATACTAAAATATCTAATGCGATTGTCAAGAACTTCAGTCTGCCCCAGGAGGAACTTTCTGTAATTATTCCGGTAACTGTGTCTTATAACAGTGACCTCGAAAGGGTTGAGAGAATCACAATTGAAGTTGCTAAGGAAGTTCTCAATGAGGTTGAAGGCGGGGTAAGAAACTTTGAACCCTTTATAAGGTATCATACCTTTGGAGATAATGGTATAATTTTCAGTGTAATCCTTCGTGTAAATCATTATACTGATCAATATCTTGTTAAGCATGAGTTTATAAAGCGATTGCATAAAAGATATGATAGTGAAGGTATCGAGATTCCATTTCCACAGAAAGTGGTGCATTTTGGTAGTGGTTTTAAGTTTTTTAAGAATGAAAAAGGTGAGATATGA
- a CDS encoding ABC transporter ATP-binding protein, translated as MRLRLVNLCKKFVSKRRVVVAVDGVSLEVNDGEFFVLLGPSGCGKSTILNLVAGLEKPSGGEIYFDEELVASFEKRVFISPRDRNVAMVFQSYALYPHLNVYDNIAFPLRISKQKEDIIEKSVREVAELLNIEDLLFAFPAELSGGQRQRVAIARAIVRRPRIFLLDEPLSNLDAKLRVSMRSELKSLQRRLRVTTLYVTHDQIEAMTLGDRIAVLRAGKIEQIGTSEELYASPRNTFVAAFIGTPPMNIVETVLYFEQGSYYVDFAGNRLAVPPEKVPVDVLKPGSKVFFGIRPENVNIVSSPEKAHFSGVAKSIENLGKEKLVRVGIDSIEITLTTSESDLREGDRIHLQFDLKRIHLFNE; from the coding sequence ATGAGGCTAAGATTGGTGAATCTTTGTAAAAAGTTTGTGTCAAAAAGGCGTGTTGTTGTGGCGGTAGATGGTGTATCTTTAGAAGTTAATGATGGAGAGTTCTTCGTTCTATTGGGTCCAAGCGGGTGTGGCAAGTCAACTATTTTGAATTTAGTTGCGGGGCTTGAAAAGCCTTCAGGTGGTGAGATTTATTTTGATGAGGAATTGGTAGCGTCCTTTGAAAAGAGAGTATTTATTTCGCCGCGAGACCGCAACGTGGCGATGGTCTTCCAAAGCTATGCATTATATCCTCACCTTAATGTTTATGATAATATTGCTTTTCCCTTACGGATCAGCAAGCAGAAAGAAGACATAATAGAAAAATCTGTTCGTGAGGTAGCCGAGCTTTTAAACATTGAAGATTTGTTGTTTGCTTTTCCAGCAGAACTTTCCGGCGGTCAGAGGCAGAGAGTTGCTATTGCAAGAGCGATAGTAAGGCGACCAAGAATCTTTCTTTTAGATGAACCCCTTTCAAATTTGGACGCGAAGCTGAGAGTATCAATGCGTTCTGAGCTTAAATCCCTGCAACGGAGGCTCAGAGTAACTACTCTGTATGTGACTCATGATCAAATTGAGGCGATGACCTTGGGTGATAGAATTGCGGTTTTAAGAGCAGGGAAAATTGAACAGATAGGAACCTCGGAAGAATTATATGCCTCTCCTCGTAACACTTTTGTGGCGGCGTTTATTGGGACACCTCCGATGAATATAGTCGAGACAGTTCTGTACTTCGAGCAGGGTTCCTATTACGTTGACTTTGCAGGTAATAGACTGGCAGTACCTCCAGAAAAGGTTCCGGTTGATGTTTTAAAACCCGGTTCAAAGGTTTTCTTTGGAATAAGGCCTGAAAACGTCAATATCGTGAGTTCTCCCGAAAAGGCGCATTTTTCGGGTGTAGCTAAGAGTATCGAAAATCTGGGAAAAGAAAAACTTGTTCGAGTGGGAATTGATTCGATTGAGATTACTCTCACTACTTCGGAAAGTGATTTGCGGGAGGGAGATAGGATTCACCTTCAATTTGACCTTAAGCGGATTCATTTATTCAACGAGTGA
- the nth gene encoding endonuclease III produces MSPLKVIFLKLNKEHLNKILEILYKEHQKWEAPVKKLKKKTTDPFKVLVGSVISTRTKDEVTAEAVEKLFKKIGSPEDLAKLPVEEIEKLIYPCGFYKTKAKNLRKLAEILVKDYNSKVPDTMEELLKLPGVGRKVANIVLSRSFGKQVIAVDTHVHRISNRLGIVRTKTPEETEKELQKILPKKWHGKYNDLLVAFGQTICRPIFPKCSGCPIQEYCPKIGVKYARRDK; encoded by the coding sequence GTGTCGCCCCTAAAAGTAATTTTTCTTAAATTGAATAAAGAACATCTAAACAAAATCCTTGAAATCTTATACAAAGAGCACCAAAAATGGGAAGCTCCGGTAAAAAAATTAAAGAAAAAGACCACCGATCCTTTTAAAGTCCTTGTTGGTTCTGTGATAAGCACAAGAACGAAGGACGAAGTGACAGCGGAAGCTGTCGAAAAGCTTTTTAAAAAGATTGGAAGTCCCGAAGACTTAGCAAAATTACCAGTGGAAGAAATAGAAAAACTTATCTATCCCTGTGGGTTTTACAAAACAAAAGCTAAGAACTTGAGAAAATTGGCAGAAATCCTTGTAAAGGATTACAATTCCAAGGTACCAGATACAATGGAAGAGCTTCTAAAATTACCGGGTGTTGGTAGAAAAGTAGCCAATATTGTGCTTTCCAGATCCTTTGGCAAGCAGGTGATAGCGGTTGATACTCATGTTCACCGAATATCCAACAGGTTGGGGATTGTCAGGACTAAAACACCGGAGGAGACCGAAAAGGAACTTCAGAAAATTCTGCCGAAAAAATGGCATGGGAAGTACAATGATTTACTCGTTGCGTTTGGTCAAACGATTTGTAGACCTATATTTCCAAAGTGTAGTGGATGTCCTATTCAAGAATACTGTCCCAAAATTGGGGTTAAATATGCAAGAAGAGATAAATAA
- a CDS encoding carbohydrate ABC transporter permease produces the protein MNEELWKKVLLILGIFFTALFTLTPFVYMIIVSFAESVDFLGRRTSLVFTFKNYLELLRNPNLHFLDYLRNSAVVSGVSSFLTVLIASFAAYSITRLPFPGKSFFLMFVLAFSMFPQVSIVGFLFNLMSKLGLVNTYVGLILPYTAWIMPLSLWILVSYFSGIPKEIDKQATIDGCTVWETLFKVMWPLARPGIFTTFILAFIFAFNEFMFALLLTTDFRARTVPVGIALFQGLHGEIPWGTIMAASTLTTLPIVILVIVFQKNIIQGLTRGAVKG, from the coding sequence GTGAACGAGGAACTCTGGAAAAAAGTTCTTTTGATTTTGGGTATTTTTTTTACAGCATTGTTTACATTAACGCCCTTTGTTTATATGATTATAGTTAGTTTTGCTGAATCTGTAGATTTTCTTGGTAGAAGAACCAGTCTTGTTTTCACGTTTAAGAATTACTTAGAATTGCTTAGAAATCCTAATTTGCATTTTTTGGACTACCTCCGAAACAGTGCTGTAGTCTCCGGTGTTAGTTCCTTTTTAACGGTTTTAATTGCAAGCTTTGCTGCGTATTCAATTACAAGGCTTCCCTTTCCCGGTAAGTCCTTTTTCCTTATGTTTGTGCTTGCATTTTCAATGTTCCCTCAGGTTAGTATAGTTGGATTCTTATTCAATTTGATGTCAAAACTTGGTCTTGTAAATACATATGTGGGGTTGATTTTGCCTTATACTGCCTGGATTATGCCTCTTTCCCTCTGGATACTTGTAAGTTATTTTTCTGGTATACCTAAGGAAATAGACAAGCAGGCCACTATCGATGGATGCACAGTGTGGGAAACCCTTTTTAAAGTGATGTGGCCTCTCGCAAGGCCTGGAATATTTACCACTTTTATCCTTGCATTTATTTTTGCGTTTAACGAATTTATGTTTGCACTTCTTTTGACTACTGACTTCAGGGCAAGAACTGTCCCTGTAGGGATTGCACTCTTTCAGGGTCTCCATGGTGAGATACCGTGGGGCACAATAATGGCTGCTTCTACGTTGACCACCTTGCCAATTGTGATTTTAGTCATTGTTTTTCAGAAGAATATAATTCAAGGATTAACAAGGGGAGCTGTCAAAGGATGA